Proteins from a single region of Chloroflexaceae bacterium:
- a CDS encoding glycosyltransferase, whose amino-acid sequence MRVAIVHDYLNQYGGAERVLEALHELYPDAPVFTSIYDPEAMPAAYRNWDIRTSFVQRIPGWRRHFRRYFLLYPSAFESFDLHDYDLILSSSSAFAKGIIPRPDALHICYCHTPMRFAWRSQDYLLREGIGGLPGLILPFMLTYVRLWDVTSSNRVDVFVANSREVARRISRYYRREAEIVPPPVDLPPYAPQPAAEYYLAGGRLIPYKRIELVIEAFNRLRLPLKIFGDGRDRQRLERLAGPTIEFLGWVDEPTRRDLFSRCRAFIFPGEEDFGITPVEAMAAGRPVIAYGAGGALETVIEGVTGRFFYEPTATALAAAVLAAQRDQYDSLTIRRHAEWFGRERFLRQMRALIDEALALRQEERIARAP is encoded by the coding sequence ATGCGGGTCGCTATCGTTCACGATTATCTTAACCAGTACGGCGGGGCCGAGCGCGTGCTCGAGGCGCTCCACGAGCTGTATCCCGACGCGCCCGTGTTCACTTCGATTTACGACCCGGAGGCGATGCCGGCAGCCTACCGCAACTGGGACATTCGCACCTCATTCGTGCAACGGATTCCAGGGTGGCGCCGGCATTTCCGGCGCTACTTTCTGCTCTACCCGAGCGCCTTCGAGAGCTTTGACCTGCACGACTACGACCTGATCCTCTCCAGCAGCAGCGCCTTTGCCAAGGGGATCATCCCGCGCCCCGACGCGCTACATATCTGTTACTGTCACACGCCAATGCGCTTCGCCTGGCGGAGCCAGGACTATCTGCTCCGCGAGGGGATCGGCGGGTTGCCCGGCCTGATCTTGCCCTTCATGCTCACCTATGTTAGACTCTGGGACGTGACATCCTCTAATCGAGTGGATGTTTTTGTCGCCAATTCGCGCGAGGTCGCCAGGCGCATCAGCCGGTACTACCGGCGCGAGGCTGAGATTGTGCCGCCACCGGTCGATCTGCCGCCGTATGCTCCACAGCCTGCCGCCGAGTACTATCTCGCTGGCGGGCGCCTTATCCCCTATAAGCGCATTGAGCTGGTTATCGAGGCCTTTAACCGTCTGCGCCTGCCGCTGAAGATCTTCGGCGATGGTCGCGACCGGCAACGCCTGGAACGGCTGGCCGGCCCGACCATCGAGTTTCTCGGCTGGGTGGATGAGCCGACCCGGCGCGACCTGTTTAGCCGCTGTCGGGCCTTTATCTTTCCGGGGGAGGAGGATTTTGGCATTACCCCCGTCGAAGCCATGGCCGCCGGGCGCCCGGTAATCGCCTACGGGGCGGGCGGGGCGCTTGAGACGGTGATCGAGGGAGTAACCGGTCGGTTCTTCTACGAACCGACGGCCACGGCCCTGGCTGCCGCCGTTCTGGCCGCGCAGCGCGATCAGTATGATTCGCTGACGATTCGCCGCCACGCTGAATGGTTTGGCCGCGAGCGTTTTCTACGCCAGATGCGCGCGCTGATTGATGAAGCGCTTGCGTTGCGGCAGGAGGAGCGCATTGCGCGCGCCCCCTGA
- a CDS encoding phosphoribosyltransferase family protein codes for MNGDDILALLASVGALITNDHLVYTSGRHGSSYVNKDALYPHTAATAAVCERIARRFTGAGVEVVAGPAIGGVILAQWTAYHLSALEGREVLAVYAEEETAAEGKRRVLRRGYDALTRGRRVLVVEDVLTTGGSARQVVEAVQAAGGEVIGVGALCNRGGVTADTVAVPELFALVDVPLESYGAEDCPLCAAGVPINTQVGKGAAYVRERPGRS; via the coding sequence ATGAACGGGGACGACATCCTGGCGCTGCTCGCCAGCGTCGGCGCGCTGATCACGAATGACCACCTGGTGTACACCTCTGGCCGCCATGGCAGCAGTTATGTCAATAAAGACGCGCTCTACCCGCACACCGCCGCGACCGCCGCAGTCTGCGAACGGATCGCGAGGCGATTTACCGGCGCGGGAGTCGAGGTGGTCGCCGGTCCCGCCATCGGTGGAGTGATCCTGGCCCAGTGGACGGCATACCATCTGAGCGCGCTGGAGGGGCGCGAGGTGCTGGCAGTGTATGCCGAGGAGGAAACCGCCGCCGAGGGCAAACGGCGGGTGCTGCGGCGCGGCTACGACGCCCTGACGCGAGGGCGGCGGGTGCTGGTGGTTGAAGATGTCCTGACCACTGGCGGCTCGGCGCGGCAGGTGGTCGAGGCAGTACAGGCGGCGGGCGGCGAGGTGATCGGCGTGGGAGCCCTTTGCAATCGGGGCGGCGTCACGGCAGACACCGTGGCCGTGCCGGAGCTGTTTGCTCTGGTTGACGTGCCGCTGGAAAGTTATGGCGCCGAGGACTGCCCGCTCTGCGCCGCCGGGGTTCCGATTAACACCCAGGTGGGCAAAGGCGCCGCCTATGTGCGAGAGAGACCTGGCCGATCCTGA
- the pyrF gene encoding orotidine-5'-phosphate decarboxylase, translated as MALSPAPQHLAPRERILVALDVSRLDIALELVREVQPLAGGFKVGLELCTAAGAPRVAEAIAAAGGRLFLDLKLHDIPNTVAGAVRAVCAFGPAVQMLTLHCQGGAAMLRAAVEAARAAPQRPLLLGVTVLTSVDQAALRDELGVEAPLAEHVARLARLAQDCGLDGVVASPHEVAAIRAACGDGLLIITPGVRPAWAASGDQRRVMTPAAALRAGADYLVIGRPITAPPSDVGGPAAAAARILREIETEAL; from the coding sequence ATGGCACTATCCCCTGCCCCTCAGCACCTGGCGCCACGGGAGCGCATCCTGGTAGCCCTCGACGTGAGCCGCCTCGACATTGCCCTCGAGCTGGTGCGCGAGGTGCAGCCGCTGGCGGGGGGCTTCAAGGTCGGCCTGGAGTTGTGTACGGCCGCGGGCGCGCCCCGGGTGGCGGAGGCCATCGCCGCCGCCGGAGGGCGCCTGTTCCTCGACCTGAAGCTGCACGACATCCCCAACACCGTGGCCGGGGCCGTGCGCGCCGTATGTGCGTTCGGTCCGGCGGTGCAGATGCTGACGCTGCACTGCCAGGGCGGCGCGGCGATGCTGCGCGCCGCGGTCGAAGCCGCCCGCGCCGCCCCGCAGCGCCCGCTGCTCCTCGGCGTCACCGTGCTGACCAGTGTAGACCAGGCGGCCCTGCGCGATGAACTGGGCGTCGAGGCGCCCCTGGCCGAACACGTGGCGCGCCTGGCGCGCCTGGCGCAGGACTGCGGGCTGGACGGGGTGGTGGCCTCGCCCCACGAGGTCGCAGCGATCCGCGCCGCCTGCGGCGACGGATTACTGATTATCACGCCAGGGGTGCGCCCGGCCTGGGCCGCCAGCGGCGACCAGCGGCGCGTCATGACCCCTGCCGCGGCCCTGCGGGCCGGGGCCGATTACCTGGTCATCGGGCGCCCGATTACGGCCCCGCCGTCAGACGTCGGGGGGCCGGCCGCCGCTGCGGCCCGAATCCTGCGCGAAATCGAAACGGAGGCGCTATGA
- a CDS encoding quinone-dependent dihydroorotate dehydrogenase: MFYKHLLRPVLFRMHGGDAETAHERALAALAFLSRWRPALRACERLLACRHPALERTVFGVRFPNPIGLAAGMDKDGVALPAWMALGFGHVEVGTVTAAAQPGNPRPRLFRLPASQALINRMGFNNAGADALAARLAARPPLPAPLGISIGKSQRAPLEQAVEDYLRSFRLLFDYGAYFAVNVSSPNTPGLRALQDRAHLHGLLTALQSENRRLARERDVRPRPVLVKLAPDLAEPALAEALEVCAETGVAGIIATNTTICRDGLAPADRARAAESGGLSGRPLHPLALRVVRFVARESGGRLPIIGVGGIFGLDDARRMLDAGAALLQVYTGLVYEGPGLPGRICRGLLRAR; the protein is encoded by the coding sequence ATGTTCTACAAACACCTGCTCCGTCCCGTCCTTTTCCGAATGCACGGGGGCGACGCCGAAACAGCCCACGAGCGCGCGCTGGCGGCCCTGGCGTTCCTCTCACGCTGGCGACCGGCGCTGCGGGCCTGCGAGCGCCTGCTGGCCTGCCGCCATCCCGCCCTGGAACGCACGGTCTTCGGGGTGCGCTTCCCCAACCCCATCGGTCTTGCCGCCGGCATGGATAAAGACGGCGTTGCCCTGCCGGCCTGGATGGCCCTCGGCTTCGGCCACGTGGAAGTCGGCACGGTCACCGCCGCGGCCCAGCCGGGCAATCCGCGCCCGCGGCTGTTCCGCCTGCCGGCCAGCCAGGCGCTGATCAACCGCATGGGCTTCAACAACGCCGGCGCCGACGCCCTGGCCGCCCGTCTCGCCGCCCGGCCGCCGCTGCCGGCGCCGCTGGGCATCAGCATCGGCAAGTCGCAGCGCGCGCCCCTCGAGCAGGCAGTGGAGGACTACCTGCGCTCCTTTCGTTTGCTCTTCGATTACGGGGCCTACTTCGCGGTCAACGTCAGCTCGCCCAACACGCCGGGGCTGCGCGCCCTCCAGGATCGCGCGCACCTGCATGGGCTGCTGACCGCTCTGCAGAGCGAGAACCGGCGCCTGGCCCGCGAGCGCGACGTCCGCCCGCGGCCCGTCCTGGTGAAACTGGCCCCCGACCTCGCCGAGCCGGCGCTGGCCGAGGCCCTGGAAGTATGCGCCGAGACGGGAGTGGCCGGCATCATCGCCACCAACACAACCATCTGCCGAGACGGGCTGGCCCCCGCCGACCGCGCCCGAGCCGCCGAGAGCGGCGGCCTCAGCGGGCGGCCCCTGCATCCCCTCGCGTTGCGCGTAGTGCGCTTCGTAGCCCGCGAGAGTGGCGGCAGGCTGCCGATCATCGGCGTCGGCGGCATCTTTGGTCTCGACGATGCCCGGCGTATGCTCGACGCCGGGGCCGCCCTGTTGCAGGTGTACACCGGCCTGGTCTACGAAGGACCGGGACTGCCCGGACGCATCTGCCGCGGGTTGCTGCGGGCAAGGTAG
- a CDS encoding phosphotransacetylase family protein, whose protein sequence is MATLYVASTETFVGKSAVCFGLLRRMQRDGFSVGYMKPVSVSVAGASGAVMDEDAAFIREMLALSEPLDQIVPVLITPGVVEAILRGQHPSYTRILRDAYLNVSRDKDIIVLEGTNTWSEGALVDLSADQVTDLLQAPGLLVTRYDSTLSVDTVLSVQRYVGERLLGVLINQVEDAQFEFVRNRVVPFLERRGIPVFAVLPRDPTLAGVSIEELLMHLGGQLIGQREWCSRVAETLMIGAMSAEASLPFFRRRGNKVVVTGGDRADLQLAALKTHTSALVLTGNFKPASEVVDRAGDLQVPLIVVPDDTLATVERAERLFGRVRFHEDAKLRRFTELLEANFDYPRLYDTLGMRR, encoded by the coding sequence ATGGCTACGCTGTATGTTGCGTCAACCGAGACGTTCGTCGGCAAAAGCGCCGTCTGCTTCGGCTTGCTGCGTCGCATGCAGCGCGACGGCTTCAGCGTCGGGTACATGAAGCCGGTGAGCGTTTCGGTGGCTGGCGCCTCCGGCGCCGTGATGGACGAGGACGCCGCCTTCATTCGCGAGATGCTGGCTCTGAGCGAGCCGCTTGACCAGATCGTCCCCGTGCTGATCACCCCTGGCGTGGTCGAGGCGATCCTCCGTGGACAGCACCCCAGCTATACGCGCATCCTGCGCGACGCCTACCTGAATGTCTCGCGCGATAAGGACATCATCGTCCTCGAGGGCACAAACACGTGGTCGGAAGGCGCTCTGGTGGATCTTTCAGCGGATCAGGTAACCGATCTGCTCCAGGCGCCTGGCCTGCTGGTAACGCGCTACGACTCGACGCTGAGCGTAGATACGGTGCTTTCGGTGCAACGCTACGTGGGCGAACGGCTGCTGGGGGTGCTGATCAACCAGGTGGAGGACGCGCAGTTCGAGTTTGTCCGCAACCGGGTCGTGCCATTCCTGGAGCGCCGGGGCATTCCCGTCTTCGCCGTGCTGCCCCGCGACCCGACCCTGGCGGGCGTCAGCATCGAGGAACTGCTGATGCATCTCGGCGGGCAGTTGATCGGCCAGCGCGAGTGGTGTTCCCGCGTCGCCGAGACGTTGATGATCGGCGCGATGAGCGCCGAGGCCAGCCTACCCTTCTTCCGCCGCCGCGGCAATAAGGTGGTGGTCACCGGCGGCGACCGCGCCGATCTGCAACTCGCCGCCCTCAAGACTCATACCAGCGCTCTGGTGCTTACCGGCAACTTCAAGCCGGCGTCCGAGGTTGTGGATCGCGCCGGGGACCTGCAGGTGCCGCTGATCGTCGTCCCCGACGATACCCTGGCCACGGTGGAACGGGCAGAACGTCTCTTTGGCCGGGTGCGCTTCCACGAGGACGCCAAACTGCGCCGCTTCACCGAGTTGCTTGAAGCCAACTTCGATTACCCCCGGCTCTACGATACCCTGGGGATGCGCCGATGA
- a CDS encoding U32 family peptidase: MPALPRKPEVMSPAGYWPQLRAAIEAGADAVYFGLKHFSARAKVGFTLAELPEALRLLHSRGVKGYVTFNTLAFDHELAEAARVAAAIAEAGADAVIVQDLGLARLVRAIAPEMEVHGSTQMSITSAEGVELARELGVSRVVLARELSLDEIRSIVVATDVEVEIFVHGALCVSYSGQCFSSEAWGGRSANRGQCAQACRLPYELIVDGAPRPLGDARYLLSPGDLSALRLMPEIVRLGVAALKIEGRYKDENYVALATSAYRKAVDEAWAGLPLSLSPAEELRLEQVYSRGSGPFFLGGTNHQAVVRGRAPRHRGVLVGRVVRVLADRVLIAPESAMAIAPLKPGDGVVFDAADRRSPEEPEEGGRVYHVRPARDGLLEVEFGNQAVNYRRVRAGDLLWRTDDPEVERAARPFTRPAAPARRQPVAVRVTARAGAPLELVWRLVERPDLYVTVRSPEPLATALRHPLTLEDLRAQLGRLGTTPYTLATLETDIAGAPFAPDSLLNTLRREAVEQLAALQARPRSGPVAEPQAALAALLAASRAAPAPADASPRLHLLVRTPEQLEAALALRPAPASITLDYLDLYGLRPAVERVQAAGIPARVASPRVLKPGEERITRFLLKLGCGILVRSTGLLHALRHVEAPPLTGDFSLNAANLLSAATLLDLGLERLTPTHDLNAAQVADLARALGPGRTEVVAYQHLPVFHTEHCVFCRFLSAGTSYKDCGRPCERHQVTLRDQRGREHPVLADVGCRNTVFGAEAQTASRHLAAWRAAGIVHYRLEFVHESGAQVAAVATAFREALEGVIGERELERRLAPIAPQGLTEGSLFVPAGHTVIPLLD; the protein is encoded by the coding sequence ATGCCAGCCCTGCCACGCAAGCCCGAAGTGATGAGCCCCGCCGGCTACTGGCCGCAACTGCGCGCCGCCATTGAGGCAGGCGCCGATGCGGTCTACTTCGGCCTCAAACACTTCTCGGCCCGCGCCAAGGTGGGTTTCACCCTCGCCGAGCTGCCCGAGGCGCTGCGCCTCTTGCACAGCCGCGGTGTGAAGGGCTACGTCACCTTCAACACCCTGGCCTTCGACCACGAGCTGGCCGAGGCGGCCCGCGTGGCTGCGGCGATTGCCGAAGCCGGGGCCGATGCCGTCATCGTGCAGGATCTCGGCCTGGCCCGGCTGGTGCGCGCCATCGCCCCCGAAATGGAGGTGCATGGCTCGACCCAGATGTCCATTACCAGCGCCGAAGGGGTGGAACTGGCCCGCGAGCTGGGGGTGAGCCGGGTCGTCCTGGCCCGCGAACTGTCGCTGGACGAGATCCGCAGCATCGTCGTCGCGACTGATGTGGAAGTGGAGATCTTCGTCCACGGAGCGTTGTGCGTCTCGTACTCGGGGCAGTGTTTTTCCTCGGAGGCATGGGGCGGGCGCAGCGCCAATCGCGGGCAGTGCGCCCAGGCATGCCGCCTGCCCTACGAGTTGATCGTTGATGGCGCGCCCCGCCCCCTTGGTGACGCGCGCTACCTGCTCTCGCCAGGCGATCTCTCCGCGCTGCGCTTGATGCCAGAGATCGTCCGTCTGGGCGTTGCGGCGCTGAAGATCGAGGGTCGTTACAAGGACGAGAACTACGTCGCCCTGGCCACCAGCGCCTACCGCAAGGCGGTGGACGAGGCCTGGGCCGGCCTGCCGCTCAGTCTGTCTCCCGCCGAGGAACTGCGACTGGAGCAGGTGTACTCGCGCGGGTCCGGGCCGTTCTTCCTCGGCGGAACCAATCACCAGGCGGTCGTGCGGGGGCGCGCGCCGCGCCATCGGGGGGTGCTGGTGGGCCGGGTGGTGCGGGTGCTGGCCGATCGGGTGCTGATCGCCCCTGAGTCGGCCATGGCGATCGCTCCGCTGAAGCCCGGCGACGGGGTGGTGTTCGATGCTGCCGACCGGCGCAGCCCTGAAGAGCCGGAGGAGGGCGGGCGGGTCTACCACGTGCGCCCCGCCCGCGACGGGTTGCTGGAGGTCGAGTTTGGCAACCAGGCGGTGAACTATCGCCGGGTGCGGGCCGGCGATCTGCTCTGGCGCACCGACGATCCCGAGGTGGAGCGGGCCGCGCGGCCCTTCACCCGGCCCGCCGCCCCCGCGCGACGGCAGCCCGTGGCGGTGCGGGTCACCGCCCGCGCCGGGGCGCCGCTGGAGCTGGTCTGGCGCCTGGTGGAGCGTCCCGATCTGTATGTCACGGTGCGTTCCCCCGAACCGCTGGCGACGGCCCTGCGCCATCCCCTGACGCTGGAGGACCTGCGCGCGCAGCTTGGACGGCTGGGAACCACTCCTTACACCCTGGCAACACTCGAGACCGATATCGCCGGTGCGCCATTCGCGCCTGATTCGCTGCTCAACACCCTGCGCCGCGAGGCGGTGGAGCAACTGGCGGCCTTGCAGGCCCGGCCCCGCTCCGGGCCGGTGGCCGAACCGCAGGCGGCGCTGGCGGCGCTGCTGGCAGCCAGCCGCGCGGCCCCCGCGCCCGCCGATGCGTCGCCGCGCCTCCATCTGCTGGTGCGCACCCCCGAGCAACTCGAGGCGGCTCTGGCCCTGCGCCCGGCCCCCGCAAGCATCACCCTCGACTACCTGGATCTATACGGGCTGCGTCCGGCGGTCGAGCGGGTGCAGGCAGCGGGCATCCCCGCGCGAGTGGCCAGCCCGCGGGTGCTCAAGCCCGGCGAGGAGCGCATCACACGCTTCTTGCTGAAGCTGGGCTGCGGCATTCTGGTGCGTTCGACGGGCCTGTTGCACGCCCTGCGCCACGTCGAGGCGCCGCCGCTCACCGGCGATTTCAGCCTGAACGCCGCCAACCTCCTCAGCGCCGCCACGCTGCTCGACCTGGGGCTGGAGCGCCTCACGCCCACCCACGACCTGAACGCGGCGCAGGTCGCCGACCTGGCGCGGGCGCTCGGGCCGGGGCGCACCGAAGTGGTGGCCTACCAGCACCTGCCGGTGTTCCACACCGAGCACTGCGTCTTTTGCCGCTTCCTCTCCGCCGGCACGAGCTACAAGGACTGCGGGCGTCCCTGCGAGCGCCACCAGGTGACCCTGCGCGACCAGCGCGGGCGCGAGCACCCGGTGCTGGCCGATGTGGGCTGCCGCAATACCGTCTTCGGGGCCGAGGCCCAGACGGCCAGCCGCCATCTGGCGGCCTGGCGCGCGGCGGGCATTGTCCACTACCGTCTGGAGTTCGTCCACGAGAGCGGCGCGCAGGTCGCAGCCGTGGCGACGGCCTTCCGCGAAGCGCTGGAGGGGGTGATCGGCGAACGGGAGTTGGAGCGCCGTCTGGCGCCGATCGCGCCCCAGGGCCTCACCGAGGGCAGCCTGTTCGTGCCCGCCGGTCACACGGTGATCCCGTTGCTGGATTAA
- a CDS encoding phytoene desaturase codes for MQQHIIIIGAGFGGLSAGIRLAARGHRVEIFEKADQPGGKAYVIERNGYRFDAGPTVITAPFMFDDLWRVAGRRREDYFELRPCQPYYRLFNKDGKHFDYSGDEEAIEREIARFNPADVEGYRRFMASTRPIFEKGFLELADKPFLNIGDMLRVAPDLMRLQSYLSTYRYVSRFISDDFLRRCFSFHPLFIGGNPFDASSIYAMVHYLEREWGIHYAVGGTGAIVRAMARLFDELGGTLHLNSPVREIVIEGRRVIGVRLADGIVRRADAVVSNADVAYTYSTLVAPRHRRYFTDRRLRRKKYSMSLVVIYIGTRRRYDDGSLLRHNIIFGERYQGLLEDIFHHKRLADDFSLYVHIPSLNDPSFAPEGGESFYVLSPVPHLGAGIDWSVAARPYRDAIVRFLEERYMPDLSKNIVVETMVDPRHFARQQNAFLGSAFSFEPILTQSAWFRPHNRSEEFENLYFVGAGTHPGAGIPGVLSSAIIAEQLIGAA; via the coding sequence ATGCAGCAACACATCATCATCATCGGCGCGGGCTTTGGCGGACTCAGCGCGGGCATTCGGCTCGCTGCCCGAGGCCATCGCGTCGAGATCTTCGAGAAAGCCGATCAACCAGGAGGAAAAGCCTACGTCATCGAGCGCAACGGCTACCGCTTCGACGCCGGACCCACAGTTATCACCGCGCCGTTTATGTTCGACGACCTGTGGCGGGTCGCCGGGCGCCGCCGCGAGGATTACTTCGAACTCCGTCCCTGCCAGCCCTACTACCGTCTCTTCAACAAGGACGGCAAGCACTTTGACTACTCAGGCGACGAGGAGGCCATCGAACGAGAGATCGCCCGTTTCAACCCCGCCGATGTCGAGGGCTACCGCCGTTTTATGGCCAGCACCCGGCCGATCTTCGAGAAGGGCTTTCTGGAACTGGCCGACAAGCCCTTCCTGAACATCGGCGATATGCTCCGCGTCGCCCCCGACCTGATGCGCCTCCAATCGTACCTGAGCACCTATCGCTACGTATCGCGCTTCATCAGCGATGATTTTCTGCGCCGCTGCTTCTCGTTCCACCCGCTGTTCATCGGCGGCAACCCCTTCGATGCTTCGTCCATCTACGCCATGGTGCACTACCTGGAGCGGGAGTGGGGCATCCACTACGCCGTGGGCGGCACAGGGGCGATTGTGCGGGCGATGGCCCGGCTCTTTGACGAGTTAGGCGGCACGCTGCACCTGAACAGCCCGGTGCGCGAGATCGTCATCGAGGGTCGGCGGGTGATCGGCGTGCGCCTGGCCGATGGCATCGTGCGCCGCGCCGACGCGGTAGTCTCCAACGCCGACGTCGCCTACACCTACAGCACCCTGGTGGCGCCCCGTCACCGGCGCTACTTCACCGACCGGCGGCTGCGACGCAAGAAGTACAGCATGTCGCTGGTGGTGATCTACATCGGCACGCGCCGCCGCTACGACGACGGATCGTTGCTGCGCCACAATATCATCTTCGGCGAGCGCTACCAGGGCCTGCTGGAGGATATTTTCCACCACAAGCGGCTGGCCGACGACTTCTCGCTCTACGTGCACATTCCGTCGCTCAACGACCCCTCCTTCGCCCCCGAGGGCGGCGAGTCGTTCTATGTGCTCTCGCCGGTGCCGCACCTGGGCGCGGGCATCGACTGGTCGGTCGCGGCGCGGCCCTACCGCGACGCTATCGTGCGCTTCCTCGAGGAGCGCTACATGCCCGATCTGAGCAAGAACATCGTGGTCGAGACGATGGTTGATCCGCGCCATTTCGCCCGGCAGCAGAACGCCTTCCTCGGCTCGGCCTTCTCGTTTGAGCCAATCCTGACCCAGTCGGCCTGGTTCCGCCCCCACAACCGCTCGGAGGAGTTTGAGAACCTCTACTTTGTGGGCGCAGGCACCCATCCCGGCGCGGGCATCCCCGGGGTGCTCTCATCGGCGATTATCGCCGAGCAGTTGATCGGCGCGGCTTAG
- a CDS encoding rhodanese-like domain-containing protein produces the protein MLRRLFGGPAAATTIATITAPELKRRLDAGERLFLLDVRSANEYAYDGHIVGAHLLPLPMLSMRLNELPRDAPIICICRSGNRSGVAAEQLARQGFSDVTNLTGGMVAWARAGLPMKRG, from the coding sequence ATGCTGCGACGTCTCTTCGGCGGTCCTGCCGCCGCCACTACGATAGCCACAATCACCGCGCCGGAACTGAAACGCCGTCTCGATGCCGGCGAGCGTCTCTTCTTGCTCGACGTGCGCTCCGCCAACGAATACGCCTACGATGGGCACATTGTCGGCGCGCACCTGCTGCCGTTGCCGATGCTCTCGATGCGTCTCAATGAACTGCCCAGGGACGCCCCCATCATCTGCATCTGCCGCTCGGGCAACCGCAGCGGCGTCGCCGCCGAGCAACTGGCCCGCCAGGGCTTCAGCGACGTGACCAATCTCACCGGGGGCATGGTGGCCTGGGCCCGCGCCGGCCTGCCGATGAAGCGTGGATAG
- a CDS encoding response regulator transcription factor, translating to MSNTGVILVVDDEASIRTIARAYLEQAGFRVLCVDNGPDALRLAEDDSPDLILLDLNLPGMDGMEVAARLRERSDVFILMLTARSEEADRVAGLRIGADDYLTKPFSPRELVARVEAILRRRRGMPLRDNRLRFRHVLIDPDAREVQAGGQTLELSPTEFDVLLALARHPNRALSREQLIDLVWGADFYGTDRVVDVYVGQVRRKLEAATGATLIVTVRGVGYRFVDERL from the coding sequence ATGAGTAACACAGGCGTGATTCTGGTCGTTGATGACGAGGCCAGTATCCGAACGATCGCCAGGGCCTACCTGGAGCAGGCAGGTTTCCGCGTCCTCTGCGTGGATAATGGCCCCGATGCGTTACGACTGGCCGAGGATGATTCGCCGGATCTGATCCTGCTCGATCTGAACCTGCCGGGGATGGACGGCATGGAGGTTGCCGCGCGCCTCCGCGAGCGCTCGGATGTCTTCATTCTGATGCTTACGGCGCGGAGCGAAGAGGCCGACCGCGTGGCCGGCCTGCGGATTGGCGCGGATGATTACCTGACCAAGCCCTTCAGTCCCCGCGAGCTGGTGGCCCGCGTCGAGGCCATCCTGCGGCGGCGGCGCGGCATGCCGCTGCGCGACAATCGTCTACGCTTCCGCCATGTGCTGATTGACCCTGACGCCCGTGAGGTCCAGGCCGGGGGCCAGACGCTTGAATTGAGCCCGACCGAGTTCGACGTGCTGCTGGCCCTGGCCCGCCACCCCAACCGCGCCCTCAGCCGCGAGCAGTTGATCGATCTGGTCTGGGGGGCTGATTTCTACGGCACCGACCGGGTAGTTGACGTGTATGTCGGCCAGGTGCGGCGCAAGCTGGAGGCGGCCACCGGCGCGACGCTGATTGTCACCGTTCGCGGCGTCGGCTACCGCTTTGTGGACGAGCGGTTATGA